A section of the candidate division KSB1 bacterium genome encodes:
- a CDS encoding helix-turn-helix domain-containing protein, with product MSPEPYWERLHDSRDPLALRLKMVRLCLEHARNISLTAQAFRCSTKTVRYWLARFQTQGAQGLADRRGRHHSRPNKTPPQVEALVVELKRCYPFAGQ from the coding sequence ATGAGCCCTGAACCCTATTGGGAGCGCTTGCATGACTCCAGAGACCCCCTGGCCCTGCGCCTGAAAATGGTCCGCTTGTGCCTGGAGCATGCACGCAACATCAGCCTCACGGCGCAGGCCTTTCGCTGTAGCACCAAGACGGTCAGATATTGGCTCGCCCGCTTCCAGACCCAGGGAGCCCAAGGCCTGGCCGATCGTCGTGGCAGGCACCACAGCCGCCCCAACAAGACACCACCCCAGGTAGAAGCCTTGGTGGTAGAGCTGAAGCGATGCTACCCCTTCGCCGGACAGC